One Pantoea trifolii DNA segment encodes these proteins:
- a CDS encoding DUF1479 domain-containing protein — translation MNNTFTSLQQPDDFKQNVRVMKRVLREQIGDVEGLFEQVRSKIVSEIAAARAEEAQNGSAWPQVSQQDIAAGRISDEVKDHIRRRGCVVVKQTFPRDQALAWDESMLKYLDDNDFDNVYKGPGDNFFGNLDASRPEIYPIYWSDAQMSARQSDAMAQTQSFLNRLWTFESRGTRWFEPDVSIIYPDRIRRRLPGTTSKGLGAHTDSGALERWLLPAYQQVFSKIFTNQFDQYDPWDAAHRTEVNEYQSGTTTKCSVFRTFQGWTALSDMQIGQGLLHVVPVPEAMAYLLLRPLLKDVPEDELCGVAPGKVLPVSAQWHPELIDGLCSIPALQAGDSVWWHCDVIHSVAPVDDQQGWGNVMYIPAAPLCEKNAAYANKVAQALATGASPGDFPQEDYESQWRDRFTLDALNVNGRRSLGLG, via the coding sequence ATGAATAATACTTTCACTTCATTGCAACAACCTGATGATTTCAAACAAAACGTTCGTGTGATGAAAAGGGTGCTGAGAGAGCAGATCGGTGATGTCGAAGGTCTGTTTGAACAAGTCAGAAGCAAAATCGTCAGCGAAATTGCCGCCGCTCGTGCGGAAGAGGCGCAAAACGGCAGCGCGTGGCCGCAGGTCAGCCAGCAGGATATTGCAGCGGGACGTATTAGCGATGAGGTGAAGGATCATATCCGTCGACGCGGTTGTGTCGTGGTTAAGCAGACTTTCCCGCGCGATCAAGCGCTGGCCTGGGATGAGTCGATGCTCAAGTACCTTGATGACAACGATTTCGACAACGTTTATAAGGGGCCGGGCGATAACTTCTTCGGCAACCTTGATGCGTCCCGTCCGGAAATCTATCCGATTTACTGGAGTGATGCGCAGATGTCAGCGCGCCAAAGCGATGCCATGGCACAGACGCAATCTTTCCTCAATCGCTTGTGGACCTTTGAGTCACGCGGCACACGCTGGTTTGAACCTGACGTCAGCATTATTTATCCCGATCGCATTCGTCGCCGCTTGCCGGGCACCACCTCCAAAGGTCTCGGCGCGCACACCGATTCAGGCGCGCTGGAGCGTTGGTTATTGCCGGCGTATCAGCAGGTGTTCAGCAAAATATTCACCAACCAGTTTGATCAATACGATCCCTGGGATGCGGCGCATCGCACAGAAGTGAATGAGTATCAATCGGGCACCACCACCAAGTGCTCGGTATTCCGGACTTTTCAGGGCTGGACTGCGCTGTCGGATATGCAGATTGGTCAGGGCTTGCTGCATGTGGTGCCTGTGCCGGAAGCGATGGCCTATTTGTTGCTGCGTCCGTTGCTGAAAGATGTGCCGGAAGATGAGTTGTGCGGCGTCGCGCCGGGCAAAGTGTTGCCGGTATCGGCGCAGTGGCATCCGGAACTGATTGACGGCTTGTGTTCGATTCCTGCGCTGCAGGCTGGCGATTCGGTATGGTGGCACTGCGATGTGATCCATTCGGTTGCGCCAGTAGACGATCAGCAAGGCTGGGGCAATGTGATGTACATTCCCGCCGCGCCGCTGTGCGAGAAAAATGCCGCCTATGCGAACAAAGTGGCACAAGCGCTGGCCACTGGCGCATCACCGGGCGATTTCCCGCAGGAGGATTACGAATCGCAGTGGCGCGATCGCTTTACCCTTGATGCGCTCAATGTCAACGGTCGCCGCAGTCTGGGATTGGGCTAA
- a CDS encoding DeoR/GlpR family DNA-binding transcription regulator has translation MNARHQQIIQLVSERGSVSVNELAHTTGVSEVTVRQDLNLLEKGGFLRRVHGSAVAPESDDVGARMQTRFGVKKRLAEYAASLVNSGETVFIEGGSTNALLARELSERNDITIITVSHYIAGLLREKGGDVIILGGLFQKSSESVVGPLTRLCIQHLNFHKAFIGIDGWDVVTGFTGRDMLRCDVVNAIMEKPTHTIALTDSSKFGQIHPFALAPLQPFKQLITDAELEASYLKTLREMGVEVSLV, from the coding sequence ATGAACGCACGTCATCAGCAGATTATCCAATTGGTTAGCGAGCGCGGCAGCGTCAGCGTTAATGAGCTGGCGCACACCACCGGCGTCTCGGAAGTGACCGTGCGTCAGGATCTCAATCTCCTCGAGAAAGGCGGCTTTCTGCGCCGCGTGCACGGTTCCGCCGTGGCGCCAGAAAGTGATGACGTCGGCGCACGTATGCAAACCCGCTTCGGCGTGAAAAAGCGTCTGGCCGAATACGCAGCGTCGCTGGTGAACAGCGGTGAAACGGTGTTTATCGAAGGCGGCAGCACCAACGCCTTGCTGGCGCGTGAACTGAGTGAACGCAACGACATCACCATCATTACCGTGAGCCATTACATCGCCGGATTGCTGCGTGAAAAGGGCGGCGATGTGATCATCCTCGGCGGCCTGTTTCAAAAAAGCAGTGAATCGGTGGTGGGGCCGCTGACGCGTTTGTGTATTCAGCACCTCAATTTCCACAAGGCGTTCATCGGCATTGATGGCTGGGATGTCGTCACCGGCTTTACCGGCCGCGATATGTTGCGCTGTGACGTGGTCAACGCCATCATGGAAAAACCCACGCACACCATCGCGTTGACGGATTCCTCAAAGTTTGGCCAGATTCATCCGTTTGCGCTGGCACCGCTTCAGCCGTTTAAGCAGCTGATCACCGATGCCGAACTGGAGGCGAGCTATCTAAAAACGCTGCGTGAGATGGGCGTGGAAGTAAGTTTGGTTTAA